One window from the genome of Rariglobus hedericola encodes:
- the gcvH gene encoding glycine cleavage system protein GcvH translates to MSNVPADLRYAKSHEWLKPASDGTATVGITDYAQNSLGDITYVQLPKVGTVFAAGQVFGVVESVKAASDLYLPVAGEVIEVNTALDSAPETVNQDAYGAGWILKLKLTAPDSVNGLLDAAAYEKAIA, encoded by the coding sequence ATGAGCAACGTCCCCGCCGATCTCCGTTACGCCAAGTCCCACGAATGGTTAAAGCCTGCCTCTGATGGCACGGCCACGGTCGGAATCACCGACTACGCGCAGAACAGTCTGGGCGACATCACCTACGTGCAGCTCCCCAAAGTGGGCACCGTTTTCGCCGCCGGCCAGGTCTTCGGCGTCGTCGAGTCGGTGAAAGCCGCCTCCGATCTTTATCTGCCGGTCGCCGGTGAAGTGATCGAGGTCAACACGGCGCTCGATTCCGCTCCCGAGACCGTCAATCAGGACGCCTACGGCGCGGGCTGGATTCTCAAACTGAAGCTCACGGCACCGGATTCCGTCAACGGACTGCTCGATGCAGCGGCCTACGAAAAAGCGATCGCCTGA
- a CDS encoding cytochrome c biogenesis protein ResB, whose amino-acid sequence MRDTWNSFVKFFISLRVTVVLLALSIILIFAATLDQVNLGIWAVQEKYFRTFFVLWDVKGFPLPVFPGGYFIGGLLLINLVASHVYRFKLTWKKSGILLTHAGLIILLVGELLTGLWQEEFQLRLDQGQTRNYSESYRFNELAVVDATDPNWDQVVAIPEERLQQRDEIQHERLPFRIVTRAYYPNAAVQMREELGNASAPPPATRDIGARLAIIPIPLTYKQNERNLPAAVIELLGPSNVSLGTWVVSTMLVQPQTFDYAGRTWRLAMRFERAYKPYSLTLLKFSHDRYVGTEIPKNFASKVRLHSQDGSTDREVLIYMNNPLRFDGLTFYQAGFDNNDTTTVLQVVRNPSWILPYIACAMMGIGLLIQFGIHLFAFINKRRA is encoded by the coding sequence ATGCGTGATACCTGGAATTCCTTTGTTAAGTTCTTCATCTCGCTCCGCGTCACTGTGGTGCTGCTCGCGCTGTCGATCATCCTGATCTTCGCCGCCACGCTCGACCAGGTGAACCTCGGCATCTGGGCCGTGCAGGAAAAATACTTCCGCACGTTCTTTGTGCTCTGGGACGTGAAGGGCTTTCCCCTTCCCGTGTTCCCCGGCGGCTACTTTATCGGCGGGCTGTTGCTCATCAACCTCGTCGCCTCCCACGTCTACCGCTTCAAGCTCACGTGGAAAAAATCCGGCATTCTGCTCACCCACGCCGGACTGATCATTCTTCTTGTTGGTGAACTCCTCACTGGTCTGTGGCAGGAGGAGTTTCAACTCCGTCTCGATCAGGGGCAGACGCGCAATTACTCCGAGAGTTATCGCTTCAACGAACTCGCCGTGGTCGACGCCACCGATCCGAACTGGGATCAAGTCGTCGCTATTCCCGAGGAACGCCTGCAACAGCGCGACGAGATCCAGCATGAACGACTGCCGTTCCGCATCGTCACACGCGCCTATTACCCGAACGCCGCCGTGCAGATGCGCGAAGAGCTGGGCAACGCCTCGGCTCCCCCGCCCGCCACCCGCGACATCGGGGCCCGTCTCGCGATCATTCCGATTCCGCTCACTTATAAACAGAATGAGCGCAATCTCCCCGCCGCCGTCATCGAGTTGCTCGGACCGTCCAACGTCTCGCTCGGCACTTGGGTCGTCTCGACCATGCTCGTGCAGCCGCAGACATTCGACTACGCGGGCCGCACCTGGCGCCTCGCGATGCGTTTCGAACGCGCTTACAAGCCCTACTCGCTCACGCTGCTGAAATTCTCCCACGACCGTTACGTCGGCACGGAGATTCCCAAGAATTTCGCCAGCAAAGTTCGTCTCCACTCTCAGGACGGCAGCACGGACCGCGAAGTGTTGATCTACATGAACAACCCGCTGCGCTTCGACGGCCTTACGTTCTATCAAGCCGGTTTCGACAACAATGACACGACCACCGTCCTTCAGGTCGTGCGCAACCCGAGTTGGATCCTTCCCTACATCGCCTGCGCGATGATGGGCATCGGCCTCCTGATCCAGTTCGGCATCCACCTTTTCGCCTTCATTAACAAGCGCCGCGCCTGA
- the gcvT gene encoding glycine cleavage system aminomethyltransferase GcvT yields MSELKRTPLRDFHAAHGARLVDFAGWEMPVQYRSILEEHKAVRRTAGLFDVSHMGEVDVKGPEALRFLNNLVTNDVAKLFPGRVLYSPMCYPNGGVVDDLLVYMRAPEDYFLCINAGNIDKDIAWILEQAKGFDVQITDRSDDYALLAVQGPTAVAIVQSLTGAKLDRIGYYHFAEGTVAGIQCLISRTGYTGEDGFELYHPAGDAVSLAEAIVKAGAAHGLELTGLGARDSLRLEAGYPLYGHEITADISPLTAGLGWTVKLAKEAGFIGRDALLAEKTNGAANKVVFFKTGDRRIVRADTPVLGVDGMVVGKVLSGTLSPVLNEAIGSALVTTAASAGPLSVDIRGTLINLQLVKPPFVELKKPSS; encoded by the coding sequence ATGAGTGAACTTAAACGCACGCCTTTGCGGGATTTCCATGCAGCCCACGGGGCCCGCCTGGTAGACTTTGCCGGTTGGGAAATGCCGGTTCAATACCGCTCGATTCTTGAGGAGCATAAAGCCGTGCGCCGGACCGCCGGCTTGTTCGATGTGAGTCACATGGGCGAGGTCGACGTTAAGGGGCCCGAGGCACTGCGTTTCTTGAACAACCTCGTCACGAATGACGTGGCGAAACTGTTTCCCGGCCGCGTGCTTTATTCACCCATGTGTTATCCCAACGGTGGTGTGGTGGACGACCTCCTCGTCTACATGCGCGCTCCCGAGGATTATTTTCTCTGCATCAACGCCGGCAATATCGACAAGGATATCGCCTGGATTCTTGAGCAGGCCAAGGGCTTTGATGTGCAGATCACGGATCGTTCCGATGATTACGCACTGCTCGCCGTTCAGGGCCCGACGGCAGTGGCCATCGTGCAATCGCTCACAGGTGCGAAGCTCGACCGCATCGGTTACTACCATTTTGCCGAGGGAACGGTCGCCGGTATTCAATGCCTGATCAGCCGCACCGGTTACACGGGCGAGGATGGCTTTGAGCTCTATCATCCGGCCGGTGATGCCGTCTCTTTGGCCGAGGCCATTGTCAAGGCGGGTGCCGCCCACGGGCTCGAACTGACCGGACTGGGCGCGCGCGACAGCTTGCGTCTGGAGGCCGGTTATCCGCTCTACGGCCACGAAATCACCGCAGACATTTCTCCGCTCACAGCGGGTCTGGGCTGGACGGTGAAACTCGCCAAGGAAGCCGGCTTTATCGGCCGTGATGCGCTGCTTGCCGAGAAGACCAACGGTGCGGCCAACAAAGTCGTGTTTTTCAAGACCGGCGACCGTCGTATCGTTCGCGCGGATACTCCGGTGCTTGGTGTGGATGGCATGGTGGTCGGCAAGGTGCTTTCGGGCACGCTTTCGCCGGTGCTTAACGAAGCCATCGGCTCCGCGCTGGTCACCACCGCGGCATCGGCCGGTCCGCTCTCCGTGGATATACGCGGCACCCTGATCAACTTGCAGCTGGTCAAACCTCCCTTCGTAGAACTAAAAAAACCTTCATCATGA
- a CDS encoding 5-oxoprolinase subunit PxpA — translation MAAIDLNCDLGEGAGNDEALMPLITSANIACAGHAGDEGTMRTTVRLALRHGVAVGAHPGFADREQFGRRELRLTPGEIVALVREQVESLRTVAKSEGARVTHVKPHGALYNLAARDASVAAAIAEAVADIDDRLWLYGLAGGELLIAGRARGLRVVAEVFADRTYQADGSLTPRNRPDALVTRTDVSIHQVLRMVRESRVRATDGTDVAIVADTVCLHGDGEHAVEFACALRDALLGKGIDVRSACVG, via the coding sequence ATCGCGGCGATTGATTTGAACTGCGACCTGGGCGAGGGCGCGGGCAACGATGAGGCGCTGATGCCGCTGATTACCTCGGCGAACATTGCGTGCGCCGGACATGCGGGCGATGAGGGCACGATGCGGACAACAGTGCGCCTCGCCCTGCGTCACGGCGTGGCCGTCGGTGCGCATCCGGGCTTTGCGGATCGCGAGCAGTTTGGACGGCGTGAGCTGAGGTTAACTCCCGGCGAAATCGTCGCGTTGGTGCGTGAACAAGTGGAGTCGTTGCGCACCGTTGCGAAATCGGAAGGCGCGCGGGTGACCCATGTGAAACCGCATGGTGCGCTTTATAATTTGGCGGCCCGCGACGCATCCGTGGCGGCGGCGATTGCCGAGGCGGTGGCGGACATCGATGACCGTTTGTGGCTCTATGGATTGGCCGGCGGTGAGTTGTTGATTGCGGGGCGGGCGAGGGGGCTGCGAGTCGTGGCCGAGGTGTTTGCGGACCGGACTTATCAGGCGGATGGTTCACTCACGCCGCGCAACCGGCCGGATGCGTTGGTCACCCGGACAGACGTGTCGATTCATCAAGTGCTGCGCATGGTTCGAGAAAGTCGCGTGAGGGCGACTGATGGAACCGATGTGGCCATCGTCGCCGATACGGTGTGTCTGCACGGAGATGGAGAACACGCGGTGGAGTTCGCCTGCGCACTGCGCGACGCCCTGCTGGGCAAGGGCATCGATGTGCGCTCTGCGTGCGTGGGTTAA
- the pxpB gene encoding 5-oxoprolinase subunit PxpB, with protein MQLIPLGDCAVLVVLKAKTTTAALDAVTKLARALNAATLAGVTDIVPAFTTVTVHYDPARVAPGEGTPVERVSAWIKTVPAAPAAVRRKPAEVTVPVCYGGEQGPDLAVVAAHTKLVEAEVIRVHSKAVYRVAAVGFSPGFPYLLGMAPRLSTPRRATPRTLVPAGSVGIGGSQTGVYPSATPGGWALIGRTPLRLFRPESEAAPTLLEAGDTVKFVPITEKQAAQLEERPVVLAAAKVTKSSGVFEVIKTGVLTTVQDMGRNGRQHHGIPVGGPMDRQAARVANLLLGNDENEPLLEVTLTGPVLKFLRDTWIAVTGSAVRDVPGWRPYQVKAGQVVSLAELTCGARAYVAVAGGLEIANVLGGAGTLLRAGVGGWNGRALQAGDRIGAKAVVFETTGSWSASAEFNAATGADVVVRFMRGPQWDWFAAASRRSFLSKTFKVTAQSDRMGIRLEGSALRLEDARELTSEGVGFGSVQVPPDGKPIVLMADRQTIGGYPKIGHVIAVDLPRLAQARTGDLVRFHEISIDEAQALYLAQEHALALLGAGVRSKLKRG; from the coding sequence ATGCAATTGATTCCGCTCGGGGATTGTGCCGTTTTGGTGGTGCTCAAAGCCAAGACAACCACCGCTGCATTGGATGCCGTGACCAAACTGGCGCGCGCACTTAATGCTGCGACGTTGGCGGGTGTCACCGATATCGTGCCGGCCTTCACAACGGTCACGGTTCATTACGATCCGGCACGGGTCGCGCCGGGCGAAGGCACTCCGGTGGAGCGCGTGAGCGCGTGGATCAAAACCGTGCCGGCGGCACCGGCGGCAGTCCGTCGTAAACCAGCCGAAGTGACCGTGCCGGTGTGCTACGGCGGCGAACAAGGTCCGGACCTCGCCGTCGTGGCCGCGCATACTAAGCTGGTGGAAGCCGAAGTGATCCGCGTGCACAGCAAGGCCGTTTACCGCGTGGCGGCGGTGGGGTTTTCGCCGGGTTTTCCGTATTTGCTCGGCATGGCGCCGAGGCTTTCCACGCCACGGCGGGCGACTCCGCGCACTCTGGTGCCGGCCGGCAGTGTGGGCATCGGTGGTTCGCAAACGGGTGTTTACCCCTCGGCGACTCCGGGCGGGTGGGCGCTGATCGGCCGCACGCCGCTCCGGCTTTTCCGTCCCGAAAGCGAAGCCGCGCCCACTCTGCTCGAAGCGGGCGACACGGTGAAGTTTGTCCCGATCACCGAAAAACAGGCTGCTCAATTGGAGGAGCGTCCGGTTGTGTTGGCCGCCGCCAAAGTCACCAAATCGTCCGGCGTGTTCGAAGTGATCAAGACGGGTGTATTGACGACGGTTCAAGATATGGGCCGCAACGGTCGCCAGCATCACGGCATACCGGTGGGCGGACCGATGGATCGTCAGGCTGCGCGCGTGGCGAATCTGCTGCTCGGCAACGATGAAAACGAACCGCTGTTGGAAGTGACGTTGACCGGTCCAGTGTTGAAGTTTTTACGCGACACTTGGATAGCCGTGACCGGTTCGGCTGTTCGCGATGTGCCGGGCTGGCGTCCGTATCAGGTCAAGGCGGGGCAGGTGGTGTCGCTAGCCGAGCTCACGTGTGGAGCGCGCGCCTATGTCGCGGTCGCGGGTGGCTTGGAAATCGCCAACGTGCTCGGTGGCGCGGGCACGCTGTTGCGCGCCGGTGTGGGCGGCTGGAATGGTCGCGCGTTGCAAGCGGGCGACCGGATCGGAGCGAAGGCCGTCGTGTTTGAGACAACGGGCAGCTGGAGTGCGTCCGCCGAATTCAACGCGGCGACGGGGGCGGATGTGGTGGTGCGTTTTATGCGCGGCCCGCAATGGGACTGGTTTGCCGCCGCGAGCCGCCGCAGTTTTCTCTCGAAGACCTTTAAAGTCACGGCGCAGTCGGATCGTATGGGCATACGACTGGAAGGTTCGGCGCTCCGGCTTGAAGACGCGCGCGAACTGACCTCCGAAGGCGTCGGTTTTGGATCGGTGCAAGTGCCGCCTGACGGAAAGCCCATCGTGCTGATGGCCGACCGTCAGACCATCGGCGGGTATCCAAAAATCGGACACGTGATCGCGGTGGATTTGCCGCGTCTTGCTCAGGCTCGCACGGGTGACCTCGTGCGATTTCATGAGATAAGCATCGATGAGGCGCAGGCGCTCTACCTCGCGCAAGAGCACGCCCTGGCGCTGCTGGGTGCAGGTGTGCGCAGCAAGTTGAAGCGTGGCTGA
- a CDS encoding PEGA domain-containing protein translates to MKFRFAVPALLAGCVLAFSSGCAVMSKGRSQTVVVRTSPEGATGLINGIEVGKTPFKIDLNRNSAYSIDLRKAGYENSAAVILPVANEFEKNTFRWGVDYDLGAMTDLSPSELNVNLKPVMPAVDAGGDRFQEMTYRVLQADAMLAAKEITPADHKYIVSEIVKFYTN, encoded by the coding sequence ATGAAATTCCGATTTGCAGTGCCGGCCTTGCTGGCTGGTTGTGTTCTAGCATTTTCCTCTGGTTGCGCCGTGATGAGCAAAGGCCGCTCGCAGACGGTCGTGGTTCGCACGAGCCCCGAAGGCGCCACTGGTCTGATCAACGGTATCGAGGTCGGCAAGACCCCGTTCAAAATCGACCTTAACCGCAACTCTGCGTATTCGATCGACCTTCGCAAAGCCGGTTACGAAAACTCGGCCGCCGTCATTCTTCCGGTTGCGAATGAATTCGAGAAAAACACTTTCCGCTGGGGCGTCGATTATGACCTCGGTGCGATGACCGATCTTTCTCCGAGCGAGCTCAACGTGAATCTCAAGCCCGTGATGCCTGCGGTTGATGCCGGTGGCGACCGTTTCCAAGAGATGACCTATCGCGTGCTGCAGGCCGATGCCATGCTCGCCGCCAAGGAGATCACTCCGGCTGACCATAAGTATATCGTCTCCGAGATCGTGAAGTTCTACACGAACTGA
- a CDS encoding DUF5069 domain-containing protein has translation MTHYTFAKTFRALYDKAVSLYASGQRGADTYFTADENAWLASNGITAQHIYDYAEDQTNYEGEPGYDIALGIEYVRRDYFLNVQHGQPTGVIADPDTWPAKNATAEGIEWLPRIIPKARAKLRGELRSSTMYACGGDRKFFMANDIHPAEFLNLVWRFDGNDAAIIDWAVRRSSGVF, from the coding sequence ATGACCCACTACACTTTCGCCAAAACCTTTCGCGCACTTTATGACAAGGCCGTAAGCCTCTACGCCTCCGGCCAACGCGGCGCCGATACTTATTTCACCGCCGATGAAAATGCCTGGCTCGCCAGCAACGGCATCACCGCGCAGCACATCTACGACTACGCCGAGGACCAGACCAACTACGAAGGCGAACCCGGCTACGACATCGCTCTCGGCATCGAATACGTGCGCCGTGATTACTTCCTCAACGTCCAACATGGCCAGCCTACAGGCGTGATCGCCGATCCCGACACCTGGCCGGCCAAAAACGCCACCGCCGAAGGTATCGAATGGCTCCCTCGCATCATTCCCAAGGCCCGCGCCAAACTCCGCGGCGAACTCCGTTCCTCCACGATGTATGCCTGCGGAGGTGACCGTAAATTTTTCATGGCGAATGACATTCACCCGGCCGAATTCCTGAACCTCGTCTGGCGTTTCGATGGCAACGACGCAGCCATCATCGACTGGGCCGTCCGTCGCAGCAGCGGAGTCTTTTAA
- a CDS encoding ribonuclease R family protein, whose amino-acid sequence MKFREPLLELLRQPGYRPATILDLSRALGLNKKLRPQLAHEIRTLLSKGEFTLVNGDRIALPGGRASSSVGKREVFHPRSGAGSGSTPKAEAPSGDAHLGKINFRAGGSAYVVLAKSGTGPAPDSIQIFPDDTGVAFHGDTVEIYINPGIRQRRDGRGTEQTGRVLRVIERARGTIVGNLQKIRNSYYVKPDDPRMFHEVVVGDPALTKIEPTPAIGDKVVVRLADWTKRSQLIQGEIIERLGKTFEPRAELAGIYHKYNLDPTFSAAVEREVASLPNTVQPAELTGRLDYREIPTFTIDPDDAKDFDDALSLEYLDNGDIRVGIHIADVSAYVKSGTALDKEAQRRGNSTYLVGTVIPMLPEKLSNGLCSLVEAQDRLTKAVFLVFDAKGRPKAHTFANTVIRSRKRLTYKQAYALLFEDSFEKIRALPLPAKHQTGSTGRALSSLDDAELADLQKWVRQLWSLASKLRQDRMANGSLDLDMPETKVFVDAEGYADRLEKIEHDESHQLIEEFMLAANETVARMTKTQKLASIYRVHDEPDVEKLNELREFLGAQDIRTGDLSKREEIVKLLHVLSTHPQGYTLRTQLLRSLKKAAYRGSPDGHYGLAKNDYTHFTSPIRRYSDLVVHRVFDHYLIKHEGQKAPANYNYGYSAAKMDTLGEHLSQTEINSTEAERESVKIKLLEFFERELAKEKKSTFAAVITDVRPNGLFVELTESMTFGFIPMSVLSDDVYTINNAGDALIGRRTKNTYQLAAHLDVAVEKVDRFKRLIDFRPAGSGGSAPVSALPMDKPSPHPSVPIPKKKTFSSGKASKPSKPSKAKKPKNSRKR is encoded by the coding sequence ATGAAATTCCGTGAACCGCTCCTGGAACTCCTTCGTCAGCCCGGCTATCGCCCCGCCACGATTCTTGATCTCTCCCGCGCGCTTGGCCTCAATAAAAAGCTGCGCCCTCAACTCGCCCACGAAATTCGCACGCTGCTCTCGAAAGGCGAATTCACCCTCGTAAACGGTGATCGCATCGCCCTTCCGGGCGGTCGTGCTTCATCATCCGTCGGCAAGCGCGAGGTTTTCCATCCACGCTCCGGCGCTGGCTCCGGCTCCACCCCAAAAGCCGAAGCGCCCTCGGGTGACGCCCACCTCGGAAAAATCAACTTCCGCGCCGGTGGTTCCGCCTACGTTGTCCTAGCCAAATCAGGCACCGGCCCCGCACCCGACTCCATTCAGATTTTTCCTGATGACACCGGCGTCGCTTTTCACGGCGATACCGTTGAAATTTATATCAACCCCGGCATTCGCCAGCGTCGTGACGGACGCGGCACCGAACAAACCGGCCGTGTCCTCCGTGTCATCGAGCGAGCGCGCGGCACCATCGTCGGGAATCTTCAGAAAATCCGTAACAGCTACTACGTGAAGCCCGATGACCCTCGGATGTTTCACGAGGTGGTCGTCGGCGATCCCGCATTAACCAAAATCGAGCCCACTCCGGCTATCGGCGACAAGGTCGTCGTGCGTCTCGCCGACTGGACCAAACGCAGTCAGCTCATCCAGGGAGAAATCATCGAGCGCCTCGGCAAGACCTTCGAACCCCGCGCTGAACTCGCCGGCATTTATCACAAATACAACCTCGACCCCACTTTCTCCGCTGCCGTCGAGCGCGAGGTCGCTTCTCTTCCCAACACGGTTCAACCCGCCGAGCTCACCGGCCGCCTGGATTACCGCGAGATCCCCACGTTCACCATAGATCCCGATGACGCCAAGGACTTCGACGACGCCTTGTCGCTCGAGTATCTGGATAACGGAGACATTCGCGTCGGCATCCACATCGCCGATGTATCCGCCTACGTGAAATCGGGCACCGCGCTCGACAAAGAAGCCCAGCGTCGCGGCAACTCGACCTATCTCGTCGGCACGGTCATCCCAATGTTGCCCGAAAAACTGTCCAACGGTCTCTGCTCGCTCGTCGAAGCCCAGGATCGTCTGACCAAGGCCGTGTTCCTCGTGTTCGATGCCAAGGGCCGCCCCAAAGCACACACGTTTGCCAACACCGTTATCCGCAGCCGCAAACGCCTCACCTACAAACAGGCCTACGCGCTCCTCTTCGAAGACAGTTTCGAAAAAATCCGCGCCCTTCCGTTGCCGGCCAAGCACCAGACCGGCTCCACGGGCCGCGCGCTTTCTTCACTCGATGACGCCGAGCTCGCCGACCTCCAAAAATGGGTGCGCCAGCTATGGTCGCTCGCCAGCAAGCTCCGGCAGGACCGCATGGCCAACGGCTCCCTCGACCTCGACATGCCCGAGACCAAGGTCTTCGTCGACGCCGAGGGCTACGCCGACCGCCTCGAAAAAATCGAACACGACGAAAGTCACCAGCTCATCGAAGAGTTCATGCTCGCGGCCAACGAAACCGTGGCTCGCATGACCAAGACGCAAAAGCTCGCGTCGATCTATCGCGTCCACGACGAGCCCGACGTCGAAAAGCTCAACGAGCTGCGTGAGTTTCTCGGCGCGCAGGACATCCGCACCGGCGACCTCTCCAAGCGCGAAGAAATCGTTAAGCTCCTTCACGTGCTCTCCACGCATCCGCAGGGCTACACGTTGCGCACTCAACTTCTACGCAGCCTTAAAAAAGCCGCCTACCGCGGCTCGCCCGACGGACACTACGGCCTCGCGAAAAACGATTACACGCACTTTACCTCGCCGATCCGTCGCTACTCCGACTTGGTTGTCCACCGCGTTTTCGATCACTACCTGATCAAGCACGAAGGTCAAAAGGCTCCCGCCAATTACAACTACGGTTACAGCGCCGCCAAGATGGACACGCTCGGCGAACACCTGAGCCAGACCGAAATCAACTCCACGGAGGCCGAGCGCGAGAGCGTCAAAATCAAGCTGCTGGAGTTCTTCGAGCGCGAACTCGCCAAGGAAAAGAAATCCACCTTCGCCGCCGTCATCACCGACGTGCGCCCCAACGGTCTTTTCGTCGAGCTCACCGAATCGATGACGTTCGGTTTCATCCCGATGTCCGTGCTGTCCGACGATGTTTACACGATCAACAACGCCGGCGATGCCTTGATCGGACGTCGCACGAAGAACACCTACCAACTGGCAGCGCACCTCGATGTTGCGGTTGAGAAAGTGGATCGCTTCAAGCGCTTGATCGATTTCCGCCCCGCAGGTTCCGGCGGAAGCGCTCCGGTTTCAGCCCTTCCGATGGACAAACCGTCACCGCATCCTTCGGTGCCGATCCCGAAGAAAAAAACTTTCAGCTCGGGCAAGGCATCCAAACCTTCCAAGCCGTCCAAGGCTAAAAAGCCTAAAAACTCCAGGAAGCGCTGA
- the lgt gene encoding prolipoprotein diacylglyceryl transferase, which produces MFLAYWVHNLSPFVIQFSDTFGIRYYGLAYLLGFVGGAGLLHVYAKAGRSRLPSVQISDFIIAIVVGVMVGGRLGSFLLYEGWRTLGEDPFAIFRVWEGGMASHGGFIGVALAMAWFARNRKLPFLHLSDLIVSVAPLGLMLGRIANFINGELWGKVTNVAWAVIFPSSAPEGAPVALIPPRHPSQLYEAALEGALLLAFVQWRFWRTDVVRRQPGRLAGEFLIAYAVVRMFGELFREPDEGIALIMGLSRGTFYSIFLIGVGLVLILRKPHAAPPVKPQA; this is translated from the coding sequence ATGTTCCTCGCCTATTGGGTCCACAACCTCAGCCCCTTTGTTATCCAGTTTAGTGATACATTCGGTATTCGCTATTACGGGCTCGCCTACCTGCTGGGTTTCGTCGGCGGTGCAGGTTTATTGCATGTCTATGCGAAGGCCGGACGCTCCAGGCTGCCTTCGGTTCAGATTTCTGATTTCATCATCGCAATCGTCGTGGGCGTAATGGTCGGCGGCCGCCTCGGCTCGTTTCTACTTTACGAGGGCTGGCGCACACTGGGCGAAGATCCGTTTGCGATCTTTCGCGTATGGGAAGGCGGCATGGCGAGCCATGGCGGTTTTATCGGTGTCGCGCTGGCCATGGCTTGGTTTGCTCGCAATCGCAAACTGCCCTTCCTCCACCTGTCCGACTTGATCGTGTCCGTGGCGCCACTCGGTCTCATGCTCGGGCGCATCGCCAACTTCATCAATGGCGAGTTGTGGGGCAAGGTGACCAACGTGGCCTGGGCGGTCATTTTTCCGTCCAGCGCACCCGAGGGCGCTCCTGTGGCGCTGATCCCGCCTCGCCACCCATCGCAGCTTTATGAGGCCGCGTTAGAAGGCGCGTTGTTGCTGGCCTTCGTGCAATGGCGTTTCTGGCGCACCGATGTCGTCCGGCGCCAACCCGGCCGCCTCGCCGGTGAATTTCTCATCGCCTACGCCGTTGTTCGCATGTTCGGAGAACTGTTCCGCGAACCCGACGAAGGCATCGCCCTGATCATGGGACTGAGCCGCGGAACCTTTTATTCGATTTTCCTGATCGGCGTCGGACTGGTTTTAATTCTGCGCAAGCCGCACGCGGCACCTCCGGTCAAGCCCCAGGCTTAA